A region of the Desulfobacter postgatei 2ac9 genome:
TGGAATACCTGGAAATCTGGTACGGGCAAAAAAAGGTCGATACCTTGCCACGGTTACGGGGGGAAGGGAAGTACAAAATCAATTACCGGCATATCATTGACAGTTTGGTCAGAAAACCGGGGGCGTTTGAAAATTATCGATATCGTAATGACATGTTCCCCACCAGCCGTTTTCGGATCGCGTATGATTACTTAAAAGAGCGCTATACCGTTCAAAGCGCTGCGTCAAGATATCTGAAGATTCTATACCTTGCCGCAAAAGACAGTGAAGTGGCTGTAGACAATGCCTTGACGATTTTAATTAATGAAGGCCATGAGATCAGCAAAGATGCGGTCCAGCGGCTTATGAAATCTAATGCCCCTGTTGCCGGGCCGGATGATATCCATATCCCGGCCATTGATTTAAGCAGTTATGACCAACTTCTCAAAATGGTGGAGGCATGATGAGCGACAGAGACCAGATTGGAAACCATCTTAAAAGTCTGCACATGCCGACCATGCGCCGCAGCTATGAAGAAATGGCAGATCAGGCCCGGGCTGAGTCATGGGGGTATGAGCACTATCTTTTGCAGTTGCTGAATCTTGAATGTGAAGGGCGCTGGCAAAACCGGATAGCACGGAACCTGAGGGCATCCAGGCTGCCACCCTCGAAAACCTTTGAGAATTTTGATAAAAAGCGTCTTCCCATAAAGGTCGCTAATCATTTGAATGTACTGATCGACGGCTCTTTTTTAAATCAATCTGAAAACATTTTGGCCTTTGGAAATCCTGGAAGCGGGAAAACCCATCTGTTATGTGCCATTGGTCATGAATTGATTGCACAAGGAAAACAGGTCCTTTTCATCCCATGCAGCCATCTTGTCCAGGATCTGCTGATCGCCAAAAGGGAACTTGAGTTGACAAAAAAGCTCAAAAGTCTTTCCAGATTTGATGCCGTGATTATCGATGATATCGGATATGTCCAGCAAAGCCGGGAAGAGATGGAAGTTCTGTTCACCTTCCTGGCAGATCGGTATGAACAAGGCAGCCTGATGATCACCAGCAATCTTCCCTTTTCTAAATGGGAACAGATTTTTAAGGACCCTATGACAACTGCTGCGGCTATTGACCGGCTTGTTCACCACAGCATTATCTTCGAATTGAATGTTGAAAGCTATCGTATGGAGCAGGCCAAAAAGGAGGCAGAATCATGTTAGTGCATGAAATGAATACTCCGTATACCCGGGAAGAGATCGTAGAAATTGTCAAAATGATACGGCTACATTTATACAATAATGGGCTTCATTGTGGTGCCCGTGTTATCAGGGAGGACATGGAAGATGAGAATGTCCAGCCATTACCTTCTTTAAGCACTATTGGGCGTATCTTGTCACGCCATGGCTTAACACATGGCAGAACCGGAGTTTATAACAATCCCGTTTAAAAATAGGCGGATAATAAATAGTCATTTTTTTTATGCGAAAATCACCTGTATTTTTTGTAAAGCGTAATACATTTATCTATGGTTCTTTCATAGCAGAGCTTTCGGGTGTTTTTCAAAGGAGACGGTATGCGTGGTGGATATAGAGGAAAACCAAAACCCAAATTGCCGACACATCTAAAGCGGGTTCCTGTAAATGCACGAATCCAGCAGTGGATGCTTCATGAACTCAAAAGAAGAGGTGAGGTTGGGATAGTTTTGGAATATATACTGATTGAAGCGGGTTTTAAGTACCAACCAGAAAAATGAAGAAAGGCCCAATGCCTCCGGCGGCCCTACGGAGTATTTGTTTCGCGCTATGGCGCGAGGATTTTACGCATTAAAGACAAAAACATGGGGGAAGGACAGCATACAGTAAAGTGCATACTGCCCCCCATGTCTTCGTCACCAGTCACGGCGCTCGGGGTGCTTCCCAGCAGTTGCCCTATCCTCCGGGCTGGGGTGGGGGATATTATCAATGTTACAAAAAATAGCAAGGGAATAATGGAAAACAAATACAAAATAAACAGGTTATAAAGAATGGGGAACGGGAATTTTAATTGTCGTTGAGGGGAAAAAATAATTGTCGTTGATCATATCGGGGTGTTGTATAGTTTTCCAGCAAGTTTTTATCCACGTTTTGTGGCATCAAAGCTTTAAATTCGTATTCCGTCATGGTTTTCGGTAAATTTTCAAAAAGAAATTTGAGGTACCAATAAGGTTCAAGTCCATTGGCCTTGGCGGTTTCGATTAGGCTGTAAATGCAGGCACTGGCCCTGGCGCCTTCGGATGTTCGGATAACTTATATTTGAAAAGCCCTGTACTGCTGAAAAAATTAAAGAGATCTTACAAAATGTCGATCTAAGAGATATTCTGAAGAAAGAATTTTATTCTCCGTACATGTCAGTTATCAGCTTACGTAGCTGAGCGGCCTTATTGTCGGGTAACTGATCAATCTTTGTTTTTAATCGTTGTTTACTGATAGCCCGAATTTGATCAACAGCGATTTCAGCATTTTTGTTCATACATTTGATTTGAAGGCGTGTTCGCCATTGTGGATGCAATTTTGATGTTAATGGACAAATAACAATTGTTTCCAGGTATTTATTCATTTCATCCTGACTTACTATGACAACTGGGCGGATTTTTTGTATTTCACTACCTATAGTTGTATTGAGGTCAGCGAAATATATTTCATATCTTTTAATATTCAAAGTTTTCGTCTTCCAAGCCATCAAGTAGCGTTGTGTCAAAATCGTCCCATTTTTCTTTTTCATCAGCCATGGCTTTAAACGTTTCTATCCAGGAAAGCTTAGATTCTTCTTTATTACGAAGAAGCAGCCCTTTATCTGTTTCTTCAATTAGAAGAGTATGTTTCAGACCATATTTTTGAAGGAGTACTTTAGGAATGCGAATACCTTTAGAATTGCCGATAGGAACTATTTTGGCGTCTCTTGTTCGTAGATTATTATCCATAAATATCTCCTGAACTATAAAAAATAATATTGTAATTACAATAATTACTTAAAATTATATTGTCAAGTTCTAAAAAAAATTGCTGATAAATCTTCTTCTGTTTTATTTATAGATAGTTATCCCATTAAACAGCAAATGGAAAGCGAATAGGTTGACAGTAAACTCTTCCTCAAATAAACACCACAGGCGAAACCCCGAACCGTTTTCCTAGTGCCTTCACCTGCCGGGTGTTAAGCCTGCGCTTTCCGCTCAAAATTTCAGATACAAGCCCTTGGCTGACGATCTCCGGCAGATCTCCCTGCCTGACACCGTGTTCCTGCATTAAACACTTCAAGATGTCAACTGGTGCTCCCTCATGTTCCGGCAAGTGGGCGGTTTCATACGTTTCCACCAAACTGCCGATGGTCTCGACCAGAGACGCCAGCGGGTGATTTTCGTCCTCTCCGACTTCATCCAAAATGCTGTCAAGAAAAGATACCTGCCGGTCATATTCTGCTTTTGAATGGGCCACGGAAAAGATGCGTTTAATATCCGGCCAGATCCGGATAATGTCGTTTTTTTCTTGTAACCGGCGCCGTGAGTTCTGAATGCAGCAGTTCCCTATCTAATGAAATGGTGATCAGGCACTGGAAGAAAAAATGATTTTTCTGTAATCTATACTCGATGATCCAGTTTTTCGTCAAATCGCATAACTATAGGAGGCTAAATTTCATGATTTGGAACCAGATCTCCCACGGCGATTCGATAACAAATTGATATTATTGAATTTTAAAAATCGTGCCAGTAAATATTCGGGTTAGTCATTTTTAAGTTGATTTGAGTAACGTCCTAAAATTCTGGTCCAGAGGATAAACCCAAACATCTTTGATGGGAACAATCACCGTCCCTTTCTTTGGGTTAGCACCTAATTTACCCCGCCCTTTAGTTTCTCCAACAATTTGCCAGTTTGCGGCTTTATAACAGGTCCCTGCGAAACGATCTTTT
Encoded here:
- the istB gene encoding IS21-like element helper ATPase IstB, coding for MMSDRDQIGNHLKSLHMPTMRRSYEEMADQARAESWGYEHYLLQLLNLECEGRWQNRIARNLRASRLPPSKTFENFDKKRLPIKVANHLNVLIDGSFLNQSENILAFGNPGSGKTHLLCAIGHELIAQGKQVLFIPCSHLVQDLLIAKRELELTKKLKSLSRFDAVIIDDIGYVQQSREEMEVLFTFLADRYEQGSLMITSNLPFSKWEQIFKDPMTTAAAIDRLVHHSIIFELNVESYRMEQAKKEAESC
- a CDS encoding AbrB/MazE/SpoVT family DNA-binding domain-containing protein; translation: MDNNLRTRDAKIVPIGNSKGIRIPKVLLQKYGLKHTLLIEETDKGLLLRNKEESKLSWIETFKAMADEKEKWDDFDTTLLDGLEDENFEY
- a CDS encoding type II toxin-antitoxin system PemK/MazF family toxin, yielding MNIKRYEIYFADLNTTIGSEIQKIRPVVIVSQDEMNKYLETIVICPLTSKLHPQWRTRLQIKCMNKNAEIAVDQIRAISKQRLKTKIDQLPDNKAAQLRKLITDMYGE
- a CDS encoding helix-turn-helix domain-containing protein, with amino-acid sequence MAHSKAEYDRQVSFLDSILDEVGEDENHPLASLVETIGSLVETYETAHLPEHEGAPVDILKCLMQEHGVRQGDLPEIVSQGLVSEILSGKRRLNTRQVKALGKRFGVSPVVFI